The genomic interval TCGAAATTCCTTGGTACCCACGACGAATACTCCAATCAGAATGAAGAAACACACCACGCAATTGAACTAAACCATAAAATTTAGGAGAGTAATAAATGATCAtctattattctttatttcacAGATAGTTTTCGTGCTTACTGGAAACTGTCATGGACAACACGGAGTTGAAGCTTCAAATGTATTCTTTGAAATAGCGAAGGCATGTTCGGGACTCGCGTTCGAGATTGATAAAAGCCAAGTTTCTGAGGTAAAGCCGCGCACTtgctattatttacttttaaacctTGACCCATATTCGAGGATATATATACttcattaagtacctacttattttttttttttcattttttactcTCGAATTATTTTTATCGCTACGAACGGTCTCTTCTATACAACATATAGATGGATAGTGACGAGAAGTAAAACATTACATATGATTGGCAGTTAGGCAAGGTGTAAACATGCTCCTGCAATTCAAGTAACTTTTAATAGTGAAGCTTTAACGTACACAAAgtacacataaatacattattcCCATTTTTCAGGTGCTTGGACCTATTAAAGAACTTATAAAgggcaataaaagtatttttgtatcgACAACCATAGAAGccaatgtttataaaaatatcacagtAAGTTATTACCgcatttttgctttatttcttACATATTTAGTTAATTAACCGTTTATAGGTGACGACGACACTTGAGTATCAAGCTCATGTATCTATGTAAGTAATGATAAGTTCGTTTTCACTAATCACGTGTAGTGTAGTTTCCTAACAGTTGAGTTAATATATGTAAGTCATACAGTCCTGATAGTTGGTGAGCAGTTTCGTTGGGAGATTGGTGGAAGACTTTGGTAAGTTATGCTGTCCCGGCAAGCCAGGTCGCACACCAGGCATACAATTGTATCTTCACAATTGTAGCGCCACATTATAAATGCGACACATTTAACACCCCCACATATTCCTACGTGAGCACGCACACCGAGGTTAGTACCTATCTTTTTTGTACAAACGGATGAACCCAGTAACGTCTTTTTTTCTCATGAATAGCCACATCAAGAAATCGTCGTCATCAGAAGATGAAGTCGACATGCTGAAAGCGGTGCCACGCTACAACTGTGCTTTCGATGTGCGCATATACAATTCATTTGTAGTAAGCTGAATTGTAGCGCAATGATTGTGGCGACGTAAATGTTCGATACGCGTAGCATGTGGCGCTGGTGTGCGCCCTGCTTAACGTAGCCGGATGGGGACAAAAACTATCTTTGTCCTTCCCCCGGGGTATTTTTGACGTAAATGCTCATAAAGTACCAGGCCAGCACAACTTACATGAGCATATCATTACTCGAGTGTTGACGTCATTGCTCACCATGTACCAGGACAGCATGAAACACGTGAAGTAAATCCCTCGGTGCGCGGGTGGAAACCCCGTGGAACAGCTAGTCCTTAATAAGGTACTTCTGTGAAACATTGAGAGGTACTTTTATTGATAATGTGCAATAactcttgaattttattttacacagtTCAGAATAGATACCCACACTGACAACGCCATAATTTCTGTATCTGGTAAAATACCATATCTGGAAATAAATGGACCTGGGGTTCAATTAGAAGACCTGATGCGAAATCATAATGGAATGGTGAGTAGCAAACATGGTAGGTCAAGTATATACACTAtccacactttgtaagcaagcatattataaattagaagattacattcaagataaaaatgctcgGAAACATgttggtcctgctccataggacaattaacaaattaaaattacaccagcaaGTAAAATTGTatatcttttgattatttgtttgtaagtttgtaccaaaatataaaccaatttgtaaatgtgaacaccatgtagcattttaattgtcattttatcctcatttgtctttgcgattctacatgatcttcgcatgctgttactgtatgtatcaatacatacaaagtgtaagaccatattttattttaaaaaagagtaaccatggagtttcttgcccgttcttctccataagaagctacttttggaatgggcaactagaatcaaacttagctatatttttgacgttcataagtgcttgtaaaggcctaaatgaaataaatgatttgacttgaCTATACCTCCAAATTCAATTAGTGCCAACCCAACGCCTACTTTTCTTTTAGGTGGTTAAACTTAACAACATCAGGCCTGGCGAATACGTGGCTACTGTGGGTAGTAAGTCGAGAACATCTATCATCATTGTGGGCAGAACGGATTTCTTTTTCACTCCTGGCTTTTCTGAGTCAATGCCCAAGTCAGCAAAGGACGTAACGCCTCAGCCCATCGCTGGTGAGTTATCCCGTGCTCCTAGTAATTAGACAAGTGGATTTAAAAACGACTTGTTATGAGGTTAGGCTAGAGGAACATAGAAGACGTTTTGGCCAGTTTAAAAAgtaacatttattattgtttatccTGGGATCTTCAGACACACCGATCGAACATCATGAAAAACGCATTTTACAAAATACCCTCAATAGTCCTAAATCAATTTagttctttttgtttttcagataCGAAAGTTCATCTATCTGCATCCGTCATCGATGAACATAATTCTGTGCAAATAGTAACAGCGGAGATTGTACAAATGAACGACCAAGTCATACAAACGCTTCCTTTAATCAAGGTTTCGAAAGATTTTTACGTGACACAGCCATTTGTGGCTCCGTCGCAAATGTTCAAAGTAGTTGTAAGTATTAacctttttcttaaaaatactatCAATAATTGTGTTCTTCCATATTTTGTGGATAtgttataatgtaattaaaactattatttctaCGTTTTAGGTGAACGGTATAGTGAAAGCAACGGGATTGCCCATAAAAAGGATCGCCAAACTCCCAGTTACTTCGATACCACAACCAAAAAGTAAGTTCCGTTTGATTGTGACAATATAATATTCCGACGAATATTTCTAGTATTTTAACTTTCCTGTGGCACCTAAAAAATACACACTCAATTTCCCACTGCACCGAAATACCTACGATATGATGCACGATGTAtgaaaaaaagctttttctCACACAAATACTTTACGTTATGGAaagtttgaaaacaatatttgaatgttgtaatATTTGCAGGGCGACCTACTGCAGTTATAACACAAGTGAAGTTAACTTGTAAAGTTGAAGCGCACCCAGAACCCAAAATCACATGGGTTAACAGCAAAGGATCTATAATCCAATCGACGGTATGTGTAATGTGCTCATTAACTATaatatctatctgttgattGCTCACTAGCGACAGGACATGAGCCCCATGCAAGTACAATCAaatttctatctctagtaagcaaaacaacagatagatagaatattaggaaTGGCATAACCTATCGTCTATTTTAAAACCAACTGCACGAAAGAACCTGCTTCCCAAAAGCAATATCATGTACATATACATTTCATAAAGTGAGGTtatgcagccaagtttgaatagacgattttttgttttgattgcatCTAACCTATCTAATTTTTCTTTCAGACATCACGTACAGACGTACCCTATGAATACATTAGTGATATAAAAACACAGGTCTCTAAAAGTGATAAATTCATTTGCTATGCCGAGAACAACGAAGGGAAATCCTCAGCCTCTGCAACGGTCACAGTTAGGGATCCTTTTGTTGTGAAAGAAGTTCCATCAGGTCAGTAAAGTATATACAAAGGTTGTATTAACTTAATATCTATAAACTATAAATTGGATTAGATTTGTATCAAGTATTAATTTGCAGTTCGTCCGAAATTAATGCCAATACCCACCAGGAAGATTACCAAAGGCAAAACatacaagttttattattgtggAAGTGTTGGGAAAAGGAATGGGGTAGGCATTGTGTTAGATAAGAACTTGAAAGAAAGTATGATAGATGTAAAGAGAGTGAATGATAGAATAATAGTTGTCAAAGTAATGTATGAAAGTttgataataaatgttataagtatGTATGCTCCTCAAGTAGGTTGTGATGACAGGGTGAAAGAACAATTTTGGACGGATTTCGATGCAGTAATGATGAATGTGCCGACGAATGAACAGGTATTTGTGGGAGAAGACTTTAATGCCCTTGGCAGAATGAGAGGGAATTATGAAAGAGTGCATGGAGGGTGGGCGTTCCGTTGCCAGAACGATGAGGGTGAAGCCCTGCTACAGGCTGCTACTGCGTTTGACCTAGCAGTGTTAAATACGTGGGTCCAAAAGAACATACATTTGATCACTTATAAAAGCGGTCACCACGTCACACAAATAGATTAGTTTTTGGTCAGACGCAGTAGCTTAAAGAATATCAAAGACTGCAAGATAATACCAGGCGAAGCTGTAGTTTAGCTGTACCGACCCCAAGTTATGGATGTGATTTTAACTACCCGGCCAAAAGCGAAAAAGAGACGGCCTCCCAAAATCAAATGGCATCTGTTGGGGAAGGCTGAGTTGGCCCAGGAATTTAGAAAAGTACCTAGTGGTTGATAAGATGGAGTGATAGAGAAGGAAACTTGGTAGTGGAAGAAGGAAAGGTGGAAGAAGTGCAGAGTGTATTAAAGGAAAAGAAGATGAAATTCAAGGAATGACAGCGGACGGAAGACAGTGATAATAgtgaaaaaacacaaaaagacTGAATATGACGAATggaagatttattatttatttatttatttacaaatttttgtacacacacataataaagaaagatgacaggaaagaaagaatttacaaaggtaatgcttggTAAGGTAAGATTGTAGCTGTTTCAAAGGCAAAAGCGCGCGAGAAGATGTATGACTCCCTAGATAGCCCAGCAGGTCAAAATTACCGATTGGTTAAATCTAGGGAGAAAATTACAAGAGATGTATGCCAGATAAAGTGTGTAAAGAATGGAGATGAAACGGTCCTCTTGAATGATGTGGAGATTAAAGGTATGTggaaggaatattttgaaagaatgatgaatgaaaaaaatgagTGGAGCGGTATGCTCCATCATAAAGCGGTGAACGAGGGTTTGGTAAGAAATGTATGCGAGGATGAGGTCAGAATAGCAGTGAATGGAATGAAGAATGGAAAAGCGATAGGGCCAGATGGAATACCAGTGGAAATGTGGAAACTATTAAAGATGTATGGATGGAAATGGCAGGTTTTAGTCTTCAATAAGTTGTTGCAAGAGGAAACAATAGTTTCCTGGTGCCCATTTTTAAGAACAAGGGTGATGTGTTAAATTGCAACAACTATAGAGGAATAAAACTAATGTCACATAGTATGAAAGTGTGGGAGAAAGTTATTGAAAGGAGGCTGAGAGAAGCGAGTGATATCGTACGAAATCAATTCGGTTTTATGCCGGGTCGGGGGACAATGGACGCCATTTTTTGTATTCGTCAGTGCGAAAAGTTCAGAATTGCACTCAAAAAC from Helicoverpa armigera isolate CAAS_96S chromosome 19, ASM3070526v1, whole genome shotgun sequence carries:
- the LOC135118182 gene encoding hemicentin-1-like, which translates into the protein MGGRIFPLVFFIVVSSISEVMCNGNGSLTFVIDDTGSMFNDIDQVRASVNQIMDTVFNEKSSLIDNMVLVTFNDPDAEVRVNTRNRYQYKRILDEVEAHNIINNDCWEPAMNGVLLGLNESNRDSYMYVFTDAPARDYKDAPRVIELCQRKQIQIVFVLTGNCHGQHGVEASNVFFEIAKACSGLAFEIDKSQVSEVLGPIKELIKGNKSIFVSTTIEANVYKNITFRIDTHTDNAIISVSGKIPYLEINGPGVQLEDLMRNHNGMVVKLNNIRPGEYVATVGSKSRTSIIIVGRTDFFFTPGFSESMPKSAKDVTPQPIADTKVHLSASVIDEHNSVQIVTAEIVQMNDQVIQTLPLIKVSKDFYVTQPFVAPSQMFKVVVNGIVKATGLPIKRIAKLPVTSIPQPKRRPTAVITQVKLTCKVEAHPEPKITWVNSKGSIIQSTTSRTDVPYEYISDIKTQVSKSDKFICYAENNEGKSSASATVTVRDPFVVKEVPSDTAVAAQWAA